One Romeriopsis navalis LEGE 11480 genomic window, GTGCCAAAACGACCGCAAATCGTGCGGGTGGGCGATCGCGATATTGTGCTGTGCAGTCGCGTGATTTCGGTGAATGGGAAGACCTACGGCAAACTGTATTTGTCTCAAGATGTGACGGCGGATCAGGAAAATCTGACGATGAACCTCTGGCGACTAATGGGGGTGAGTGGACTGACGATCGGCCTGCTCGTCTTCGCAATTTCCCGGCGGATTCAGCGAGCCTTGCAGCCCTTGGCCCAAATGAGCCAGATTGCCGGGGCGATTTCCGTCGATGACTTGAATGGGGCCACGCTGGAACTGCGCCAAGCACCGGATGAGATTTTAGGCTTGGCTCGATCGTTTAATGAAATGTTATTTCGCTTGTCGGGCGCTTGGGAGCAGCAGCGTCAGTTTGTCGGCAATGTGTCCCACGAGTTGCGCACCCCCCTGTCGGTGATTGTGGGGTATCTCCAAAGCCTTCTGCGCCGGGGGGATAATCTTAGCCCGCACCAGCAGCAAGCCGTCTCGACGGCAGCGGCGGAGGCGGAGCGGATGACGCGGATGTTGCAGGATTTGTTGGATTTGGCCCGGGTCGATAGCGGCAGTTTGTCGTTTCGGCAGACGCCGGTGATGCTGAATACGCTGGTGGTGGAAGTGGTGCAGATGACTCAGACTGTGACGCAGCGATCGATTAAAGTAATTGCGACGAATGATGATGTGATTGCCAGTACCGATCAAGATCGATTGCAGCAGGTGTTGATTAATCTATTAGATAATGCGATTAAATATTCTACGGATGACGCCAATGTTGAGTTGATCCTCGAAAAGACCTCCGAGGTTGCTTTGATTCACGTGCGCGATCAGGGTGTCGGGATTCCGCTGGCCCATCAGAAGCGCATTTTTGAGCGGTTCTACCGGGTGGATGAGGCGATGACTCGATCGCGTGATGGCACTGGCCTTGGCCTCGCGATTGCCAAGAGCCTGACCGAAGGGATGCATGGCCGCTTAAGTCTGCGATCGCGTCCCGGCGAAGGCAGCGAATTTACGATCACCTTACCCCTGTGGCAGTCCCCCGTATCATGAGCGCCCATATTCTCCTGCTTGAAGATGACCCAAAGCTAGCGCAGTTCGTGGAAATGGAACTGCGTTTAGAAGGCTATGAAGTCACCCTCGTGACCAATGGCATGGATGGGTTGCAGCAGGCAAGGGAAACATCGCCGGATCTGTTGATTCTCGACTGGATGACGCCGGGAATTTCGGGTTTGGATGTCTGTATGCGGCTACGATCGACCGGGACCCAAGCGCCGATTATTATGCTGACTGCCCGCGATGAGATTCCCGATCGGGTGGCGGGCCTCAATGCCGGGGCTGACGACTATGTGACGAAGCCCTTCAGCATTGAGGAATTGTTGGCACGGGTAAATGCCCATTTGCGCCGTTTACAACCAGAATCTTCCGAGGGCTTGACGTTTGAGGATTTAGCGCTGAACTGCATTACCCGCGAAGTTTACCGCGCTGGTCAATTGGTGCAATTGACCGCGAAGGAATTTGATTTGTTGGAGTTTCTGATGCGCCACCCGCGCCAAGTAGTGAGCCGGGAGCAAATTCTGGAGCAGGTTTGGGGCTATGACTTCGTGGGGGAATCGAATATCATCGAAGTTTATATGCGGGCGTTGCGGATCAAGCTGGAAGCGAGTCAACCGCAACGCCTGATTCAGACTGTGCGCGGTGTGGGGTATGCGCTGCGTGAGCCGAGTTAACACAATCGTGAGGTTCAGAATGGAGGGTTTGGGGGGCATGTAGATCGCAGATGCATCAGAGTGAAAACCCCTACCGCCACAACCCCGCGACCCAATCCACTGCCTGCTCCCACCAAGACGACTGGCGTACCGGCTGACTCGCCTCCAACCACGGACGCCGATCGCAAGCGGCCTTCGCATCCCGCCCAATCTTGACTAGCTCCTCACCCGTCACCACCGTCTCTGGTGCATTCAGTAAGGGATGGTACTGAAGCCGCTCACAGGCCAGGTGCATAAAGCCCGACCAATCACCGGGCCAGAGGCGCAGCGTCTGGTCACTACTGCCACTGACAATGCGTTTGCCATCGGGGCTAAAGGCGACAGACCAGACATAATCTGAATGTCCTTTGAGCGGTTGTCCGATGGGTTGTCCGGTTTGTGCATCCCAGAGGCGCAGCGTATCGTCCCAACTGCCACTGACAATGCGTTTGCCATCGGGGCTAAAGGCGACAGAAGCGACATCATTTGAATGTCCTTTGAGCGGTTGTCCGATGGGTTGTCCGGTTTGTGCATCCCAGAGGCGCAGCGTATCGTCCCTACTGCCACTGACAATGCGTTTGCCATCGGGGCTAAAGGCTACAGACAAGACATCATTTGAATGGCCTTTGAGCGGTTGCCCGATGGGTTGTCCGGTTTGTGCATCCCAGAGGCGCAGCGTATCGTCCCAACTGCCACTGACAATGACGTAGCCTAACCCTGACGGGGTCGCTACGCGAACGGGGCTAAAGGCGACAGACACGACACCATTTGAATGTCCTTTGAGCGGTTGGCCGATGGGTTGTCCGGTTTGGGCATCCCAGAGGCGCAGCGTCGCGTCCCAACTGCCACTGACAATGCGTTTGCCATCGGGGCTAAAGGCCACAGAAACGACATAATTTGAATGTCCTTTGAGCGGTTGCCCGATGGGTTGTCCGGTTTGTGCATCCCAGAGGCGCAGCGTCGCG contains:
- a CDS encoding response regulator transcription factor gives rise to the protein MSAHILLLEDDPKLAQFVEMELRLEGYEVTLVTNGMDGLQQARETSPDLLILDWMTPGISGLDVCMRLRSTGTQAPIIMLTARDEIPDRVAGLNAGADDYVTKPFSIEELLARVNAHLRRLQPESSEGLTFEDLALNCITREVYRAGQLVQLTAKEFDLLEFLMRHPRQVVSREQILEQVWGYDFVGESNIIEVYMRALRIKLEASQPQRLIQTVRGVGYALREPS
- a CDS encoding sensor histidine kinase codes for the protein MQRRRATGRRFSTSSLQFRLTLELVVLSIVGLACVAGWAAWQMEQNLIATHKQTLDYVAARFPEQLELYAEMGEENGLERTIKRVSTSELMVWVKSPEGQLMSQSPTLTPDSSTIKTVTALTEVPKRPQIVRVGDRDIVLCSRVISVNGKTYGKLYLSQDVTADQENLTMNLWRLMGVSGLTIGLLVFAISRRIQRALQPLAQMSQIAGAISVDDLNGATLELRQAPDEILGLARSFNEMLFRLSGAWEQQRQFVGNVSHELRTPLSVIVGYLQSLLRRGDNLSPHQQQAVSTAAAEAERMTRMLQDLLDLARVDSGSLSFRQTPVMLNTLVVEVVQMTQTVTQRSIKVIATNDDVIASTDQDRLQQVLINLLDNAIKYSTDDANVELILEKTSEVALIHVRDQGVGIPLAHQKRIFERFYRVDEAMTRSRDGTGLGLAIAKSLTEGMHGRLSLRSRPGEGSEFTITLPLWQSPVS